The following are from one region of the Littorina saxatilis isolate snail1 linkage group LG4, US_GU_Lsax_2.0, whole genome shotgun sequence genome:
- the LOC138965080 gene encoding piggyBac transposable element-derived protein 4-like isoform X1 produces MASHNSMEEGDTAVLSDVKIEIDVPEECWHMTEPHPYVPFSEVVATENTSAMPTVSTLEGQAVDSTHSDTWVKQEEHSSTECDTSVKVQEEPSSAECDTWVKLEEPSSAKCNTWLKQEEPSSIECAGLKKTDDVKQHLLTHTGVKKRALSREQILRMLDLEDPVNHDSDSDISSESEEETVPVPHPVVASRSRSTSRQITRGRGGTRTSRNRGGARGRGSTDDNNGWLEPPNPFGLISEEDIPTYTGVSGMTVPLPTDRTPLGYFTLFVDNVVIDRFVLETNKFAKQVKEHLPDFYYLKRWDCDTGTDSTEMRKLIGILMAMGVVSKPTERSYWSTNSIMETPFFNKVMPRDRFLALFTFWHLNDNEEAPLPGSPDYDKLYKIQPFFSHLQERFSSVYYPEENMAVDESVMPWRGRVAWRQFIANKPCRYGMKLYCLWESSSGYIVKMKMYTGKDGNKREVDHGPNVVKALTEDYRNKGHTIFTDSFFTSSDLVTYMQENGTSYVGTVLKHRRGNPTDISSKDMKVAKGKTVVRQKNNVVAVRYNDRKDFMLLSSKFTAEPVDTGKTVRLTREQRQRGEEARNAVKPMLVHEYNKSMNGVDHFDQHLSYYSFNRKTVKWWKRAATHLLHMALVQAMILFNKYEDKPKPQADFVLDLVMQLTNCGVAERQDPANPHAERQDGEILAGDDEGQGNDEAAAGEVEAAAGDDEAAAGEVEAAAGGVEAEEPPKKRMRVKPMDFERLSHADNPHRLVPTPPTAKSMRASRNCECCTIASGKRRTYLRRVQTTYMCKACKVPLCPDPCFSIYHSTKDYKREMRRYYSINGEGE; encoded by the exons ATGGCTTCTCACAACAGCATGGAGGAAGGAGACACAGCAGTTTTGTCCGATGTCAAGATAGAGATTGATGTGCCTGAAGAGTGTTGGCACATGACTGAACCACATCCTTATG TGCCATTCAGCGAGGTTGTGGCCACAGAGAACACATCTGCCATGCCAACAGTGTCGACATTGGAAGGACAAGCTGTAGACAGCACCCACAGCGATACCTGGGTGAAACAAGAGGAACATTCAAGTACTGAGTGTGATACCTCGGTGAAAGTTCAAGAAGAACCTTCAAGTGCTGAGTGTGATACCTGGGTGAAACTAGAGGAACCTTCAAGTGCAAAGTGtaatacctggctgaaacaagaggaacCTTCAAGTATTGAGTGTGCTGGGTTAAAAAAGACTGATGATGTGAAGCAACAcctgttaacacatacaggagtaaaaaa gcgagccttgtcacgggagcagattctccggatgttggatcttgaggatcctgtcaATCATGATTCGGACAGCGATATtagcagtgaaagtgaggaagaaacagtgcCAGTGCCTCACCCTGTTGTTGCTAGTAGATCTAGATCTACGAGTCGGCAAATTACACGTGGCAGGGGTGGTACACGCACATCTCGGAATCGTGGAGGTGCtagggggcgtggcagcactgacgACAACAATGGCTGGCTAGAGCCTCCTAATCCTTTTGGGCTCATcagcgaagaggacataccaacaTACACTGGTGTCTCTGGCATGACAGTTCCACTTCCCACTGACAGGACCCCACTGGGATATTTCACATTGTTTGTCGACAATGTTGTCATCGATCGTTTTGTCTTGGAGACAAACAAGTTTGCAAAGCAGGTAAAGGAGCACTTGCCCGACTTCTATTACCTGAAACGATGGGACTGTGATACTGGCACTGATTCAACTGAGATGAGAAAGCTCATAGGAATATTGATGGCCATGGGTGTGGTCAGCAAGCCCACAGAAAGATCATACTGGTCGACGAATTCAATCATGGAGACGCCGTTCTTCAACAAG GTCATGCCACGTGACAGATTCCTCGCCCTCTTCACTTTCTGGCATCTCAATGACAATGAGGAAGCACCCCTGCCAGGCAGTCCAGACTATGACAAGCTCTACAAGATTCAACCGTTCTTCAGTCACCTGCAGGAAAGGTTTTCTTCTGTGTATTACCCGGAAGAAAACATGGCTGTGGATGAGTCCGTTATGCCATGGCGAGGACGTGTGGCCTGGAGACAGTTTATTGCCAACAAACCATGCCGCTACGGAATGAAGCTGTACTGCCTCTGGGAAAGCTCAAGTGGCTACATcgtgaaaatgaaaatgtacaCAGGAAAAGATGGCAACAAAAGAGAAGTTGATCATGGCCCAAATGTGGTCAAAGCTCTAACAGAAGATTACCGCAACAAAGGTCACACTATCTTCACCGACTCATTCTTCACCTCATCCGACCTTGTGACTTACATGCAGGAGAACGGCACTTCTTACGTTGGCACTGTCCTAAAACATCGAAGAGGAAATCCTACCGACATTTCAAGCAAGGATATGAAAGTGGCTAAGGGAAAGACCGTTGTTCGGCAAAAAAACAATGTCGTTGCTGTTCGATACAATGATCGAAAAGATTTCATGTTGCTGAGCTCAAAGTTCACGGCGGAGCCTGTGGACACTGGCAAGACAGTACGACTGACAAGGGAGCAGCGCCAGAGAGGAGAAGAAGCCAGGAATGCGGTGAAGCCGATGCTTGTACACGAGTACAACAAAAGCATGAATGGCGTTGATCACTTCGACCAGCACCTCAGCTACTATTCTTTCAACAGAAAGACTGTGAAGTGGTGGAAGAGAGCGGCCACTCACTTACTCCACATGGCCTTGGTCCAAGCCATgattctgttcaacaaatatgAGGATAAACCCAAACCCCAGGCAGATTTTGTCCTTGACCTAGTCATGCAGCTGACAAACTGTGGAGTAGCGGAGCGACAAGATCCCGCTAACCCACACGCGGAGCGACAGGATGGAGAGATTTTGGCTGGTGACGATGAAGGACAAGGTAATGATGAAGCAGCAGCAGGAGAGGTTGAAGCAGCAGCAGGAGATGATGAAGCAGCAGCAGGAGAGGTTGAAGCAGCAGCAGGAGGGGTTGAAGCTGAAGAACCACCAAAGAAAAGGATGCGGGTCAAGCCAATGGACTTCGAGCGACTCAGCCATGCTGACAACCCTCACAGACTAGTCCCTACCCCACCCACCGCAAAGAGCATGCGGGCGTCCAGAAACTGCGAATGCTGCACCATTGCTTCTGGGAAAAGACGAACCTACCTCAGGAGAGTGCAAACCACCTACATGTGCAAGGCCTGCAAAGTCCCTCTGTGTCCAGACCCATGCTTCAGCATCTACCACTCAACGAAGGACTATAAGCGCGAAATGAGACGCTATTATAGCATCAATGGCGAAGGAGAGTAA
- the LOC138965080 gene encoding piggyBac transposable element-derived protein 4-like isoform X2: MASHNSMEEGDTAVLSDVKIEIDVPEECWHMTEPHPYVPFSEVVATENTSAMPTVSTLEGQAVDSTHSDTWVKQEEHSSTECDTSVKVQEEPSSAECDTWVKLEEPSSAKCNTWLKQEEPSSIECAGLKKTDDVKQHLLTHTGVKKRALSREQILRMLDLEDPVNHDSDSDISSESEEETVPVPHPVVASRSRSTSRQITRGRGGTRTSRNRGGARGRGSTDDNNGWLEPPNPFGLISEEDIPTYTGVSGMTVPLPTDRTPLGYFTLFVDNVVIDRFVLETNKFAKQVKEHLPDFYYLKRWDCDTGTDSTEMRKLIGILMAMGVVSKPTERSYWSTNSIMETPFFNKVMPRDRFLALFTFWHLNDNEEAPLPGSPDYDKLYKIQPFFSHLQERFSSVYYPEENMAVDESVMPWRGRVAWRQFIANKPCRYGMKLYCLWESSSGYIVKMKMYTGKDGNKREVDHGPNVVKALTEDYRNKGHTIFTDSFFTSSDLVTYMQENGTSYVGTVLKHRRGNPTDISSKDMKVAKGKTVVRQKNNVVAVRYNDRKDFMLLSSKFTAEPVDTGKTVRLTREQRQRGEEARNAVKPMLVHEYNKSMNGVDHFDQHLSYYSFNRKTVKWWKRAATHLLHMALVQAMILFNKYEDKPKPQADFVLDLVMQLTNCGVAERQDPANPHAERQDGEILAGDDEGQGNDEAAAGEVEAAAGGVEAEEPPKKRMRVKPMDFERLSHADNPHRLVPTPPTAKSMRASRNCECCTIASGKRRTYLRRVQTTYMCKACKVPLCPDPCFSIYHSTKDYKREMRRYYSINGEGE, from the exons ATGGCTTCTCACAACAGCATGGAGGAAGGAGACACAGCAGTTTTGTCCGATGTCAAGATAGAGATTGATGTGCCTGAAGAGTGTTGGCACATGACTGAACCACATCCTTATG TGCCATTCAGCGAGGTTGTGGCCACAGAGAACACATCTGCCATGCCAACAGTGTCGACATTGGAAGGACAAGCTGTAGACAGCACCCACAGCGATACCTGGGTGAAACAAGAGGAACATTCAAGTACTGAGTGTGATACCTCGGTGAAAGTTCAAGAAGAACCTTCAAGTGCTGAGTGTGATACCTGGGTGAAACTAGAGGAACCTTCAAGTGCAAAGTGtaatacctggctgaaacaagaggaacCTTCAAGTATTGAGTGTGCTGGGTTAAAAAAGACTGATGATGTGAAGCAACAcctgttaacacatacaggagtaaaaaa gcgagccttgtcacgggagcagattctccggatgttggatcttgaggatcctgtcaATCATGATTCGGACAGCGATATtagcagtgaaagtgaggaagaaacagtgcCAGTGCCTCACCCTGTTGTTGCTAGTAGATCTAGATCTACGAGTCGGCAAATTACACGTGGCAGGGGTGGTACACGCACATCTCGGAATCGTGGAGGTGCtagggggcgtggcagcactgacgACAACAATGGCTGGCTAGAGCCTCCTAATCCTTTTGGGCTCATcagcgaagaggacataccaacaTACACTGGTGTCTCTGGCATGACAGTTCCACTTCCCACTGACAGGACCCCACTGGGATATTTCACATTGTTTGTCGACAATGTTGTCATCGATCGTTTTGTCTTGGAGACAAACAAGTTTGCAAAGCAGGTAAAGGAGCACTTGCCCGACTTCTATTACCTGAAACGATGGGACTGTGATACTGGCACTGATTCAACTGAGATGAGAAAGCTCATAGGAATATTGATGGCCATGGGTGTGGTCAGCAAGCCCACAGAAAGATCATACTGGTCGACGAATTCAATCATGGAGACGCCGTTCTTCAACAAG GTCATGCCACGTGACAGATTCCTCGCCCTCTTCACTTTCTGGCATCTCAATGACAATGAGGAAGCACCCCTGCCAGGCAGTCCAGACTATGACAAGCTCTACAAGATTCAACCGTTCTTCAGTCACCTGCAGGAAAGGTTTTCTTCTGTGTATTACCCGGAAGAAAACATGGCTGTGGATGAGTCCGTTATGCCATGGCGAGGACGTGTGGCCTGGAGACAGTTTATTGCCAACAAACCATGCCGCTACGGAATGAAGCTGTACTGCCTCTGGGAAAGCTCAAGTGGCTACATcgtgaaaatgaaaatgtacaCAGGAAAAGATGGCAACAAAAGAGAAGTTGATCATGGCCCAAATGTGGTCAAAGCTCTAACAGAAGATTACCGCAACAAAGGTCACACTATCTTCACCGACTCATTCTTCACCTCATCCGACCTTGTGACTTACATGCAGGAGAACGGCACTTCTTACGTTGGCACTGTCCTAAAACATCGAAGAGGAAATCCTACCGACATTTCAAGCAAGGATATGAAAGTGGCTAAGGGAAAGACCGTTGTTCGGCAAAAAAACAATGTCGTTGCTGTTCGATACAATGATCGAAAAGATTTCATGTTGCTGAGCTCAAAGTTCACGGCGGAGCCTGTGGACACTGGCAAGACAGTACGACTGACAAGGGAGCAGCGCCAGAGAGGAGAAGAAGCCAGGAATGCGGTGAAGCCGATGCTTGTACACGAGTACAACAAAAGCATGAATGGCGTTGATCACTTCGACCAGCACCTCAGCTACTATTCTTTCAACAGAAAGACTGTGAAGTGGTGGAAGAGAGCGGCCACTCACTTACTCCACATGGCCTTGGTCCAAGCCATgattctgttcaacaaatatgAGGATAAACCCAAACCCCAGGCAGATTTTGTCCTTGACCTAGTCATGCAGCTGACAAACTGTGGAGTAGCGGAGCGACAAGATCCCGCTAACCCACACGCGGAGCGACAGGATGGAGAGATTTTGGCTGGTGACGATGAAGGACAAGGTAATGATGAAGCAGCAGCAGGAGAG GTTGAAGCAGCAGCAGGAGGGGTTGAAGCTGAAGAACCACCAAAGAAAAGGATGCGGGTCAAGCCAATGGACTTCGAGCGACTCAGCCATGCTGACAACCCTCACAGACTAGTCCCTACCCCACCCACCGCAAAGAGCATGCGGGCGTCCAGAAACTGCGAATGCTGCACCATTGCTTCTGGGAAAAGACGAACCTACCTCAGGAGAGTGCAAACCACCTACATGTGCAAGGCCTGCAAAGTCCCTCTGTGTCCAGACCCATGCTTCAGCATCTACCACTCAACGAAGGACTATAAGCGCGAAATGAGACGCTATTATAGCATCAATGGCGAAGGAGAGTAA
- the LOC138965631 gene encoding gastrula zinc finger protein XlCGF57.1-like → MFTHTGVKKYACTECAARFAQSDTLKQHLLTHTGQKKYACTECAAKFARPGTLKQHLLTHTGEKKYACTECDARFTLSVTLKQHMLTHTGQKKYACTECAAKFARSGTLKQHMSTHTGQKKYACTECDAKFAQSGPLKRHMLTHTGLKKHACTECDTMFTQSGTFKRHMLTHTGQKKYKCTECDTKFTAL, encoded by the coding sequence atgttcacacatacaggagtgaaaaagtatgcatgcACAGAGTGTGCTGCCAGGTTTGCACAGTCAGATACTCTCAAGCAACAcctgttaacacatacaggtcagaaaaagtatgcatgtacagagtgtgctGCCAAGTTTGCACGGCCTGGTACTTTGAAGCAACActtgttaacacatacaggagagaaaaagtatgcatgtacagagtgtgatgctaggttcacactGTCTGTtactttgaagcaacacatgttaacccATACAGGTcagaaaaagtatgcatgtacagagtgtgctGCCAAGTTTGCACGGTCTGGtactttgaagcaacacatgtcaaCACACACAGGACAGAAAAAGTATGCATGCACAGAATGTGATGCCAAGTTTGCACAGTCTGGTcctttgaagcgacacatgttgacacatacaggtctgaaaaagcatgcatgcacagaGTGTGATACTATGTTCACACAGTCTGGAACTTTtaagcgacacatgttaacacatacaggacaGAAAAAGTATaaatgtacagagtgtgatacAAAGTTCACAGCCTTGTag